In Geminocystis sp. NIES-3709, a single genomic region encodes these proteins:
- the csaB gene encoding polysaccharide pyruvyl transferase CsaB has translation MKKAIICGYYGQGNAGDEALLLAILARLPHHIQPIILSGNPIKTTKDYQVISYSRLSIIKQILKAEKKDLFIWGGGSLIQDVTSIKSPIFYLGLMILAQLKGLKTIAYAQGIGPIKTTFIRWLTKQVLTRCDGVSVRDRESAKLLEKWQIKFFLAADPVWALSSKINQDFNLLPSPRIAVNIRSHPTLTPSKLEIIIQALKQFQQQTLANIILVPFQKLKDLEICQYIGEKLKENYQIVNIENPQELKGLFREVDLLVGMRLHSLIMASSEKCPCFALSYDPKVSNLMSEIGLDGYELEHLPPQANVITEKWLKIYQNKAHLSDNEINSLKQSALKHQNLFDSFI, from the coding sequence ATGAAAAAAGCAATCATTTGTGGTTATTATGGACAAGGAAATGCAGGAGATGAGGCTTTATTATTGGCAATTTTAGCTAGATTACCTCATCATATACAACCTATTATTTTGTCAGGTAATCCTATTAAAACAACTAAAGATTATCAAGTAATTAGTTATTCTCGTCTCAGCATTATTAAGCAAATTTTAAAAGCAGAAAAAAAAGATTTATTTATCTGGGGAGGAGGTAGTTTAATTCAAGATGTCACAAGTATAAAAAGCCCTATTTTTTATTTAGGATTGATGATTTTAGCTCAATTAAAAGGTTTAAAAACTATCGCTTATGCCCAAGGAATTGGCCCCATAAAAACTACTTTTATTCGATGGTTAACAAAACAAGTTTTAACACGATGTGATGGGGTTAGTGTCCGCGATCGAGAATCAGCTAAATTATTAGAAAAATGGCAGATCAAATTTTTCTTAGCAGCCGATCCTGTATGGGCTTTATCTAGTAAAATTAATCAAGATTTTAACTTATTACCTAGTCCTAGAATTGCAGTTAATATTAGATCGCACCCTACCTTAACACCATCAAAATTAGAGATAATAATTCAAGCCTTAAAACAGTTTCAACAACAAACTTTAGCAAATATAATATTAGTACCTTTTCAAAAATTAAAAGATTTAGAAATTTGTCAATATATAGGAGAAAAATTAAAAGAAAATTATCAAATTGTTAATATTGAAAATCCTCAAGAATTAAAAGGATTATTTAGAGAAGTAGATCTTTTAGTGGGAATGCGTTTGCATAGTCTTATTATGGCAAGTAGTGAAAAATGTCCTTGTTTCGCTCTATCTTATGATCCCAAAGTGAGTAATTTGATGTCAGAAATTGGTCTGGATGGTTATGAATTAGAACATTTACCTCCTCAAGCTAATGTTATCACAGAAAAATGGTTAAAAATTTATCAAAATAAAGCACATTTATCTGATAATGAAATAAATTCTTTAAAACAAAGTGCATTGAAGCATCAAAACTTATTTGACTCTTTTATTTAA